One region of Peribacillus simplex genomic DNA includes:
- a CDS encoding YvrJ family protein: MMIEDATVWVSLVSEFGYPFVVSMFLLFRFGKQLKELTTDVENLKKSAHKTKR, encoded by the coding sequence ATGATGATTGAGGATGCTACTGTGTGGGTGTCATTAGTTAGCGAATTTGGCTATCCATTCGTCGTTTCTATGTTTTTGCTCTTCCGCTTCGGTAAACAATTAAAAGAACTGACAACGGACGTAGAGAACTTAAAAAAGTCCGCTCATAAAACGAAACGATAA
- a CDS encoding sigma-70 family RNA polymerase sigma factor — MNQLTSHFFSHSLEFLQQQYSSFFEQPIIQVFLQNPEHLKIFTETLDSPSSHNICHLNETFKIFYYRAKVYKYMCSLIYFFSVDFDKRARKQRERYRMVLDATPKDTFGMIDRIGTLDVQLEKMGETNELSSHISDEEMIKALKKLTAKQSLVLTMIFSYGLSNKEIAAYFHESPQNISSIRKQALKKLRKHYMDEVYNRKEKSHCG; from the coding sequence ATGAACCAGTTAACTTCTCATTTTTTTTCTCATTCATTGGAGTTTCTGCAACAACAGTACTCATCTTTCTTTGAACAACCGATCATTCAAGTATTTTTACAGAACCCAGAGCATTTAAAGATTTTTACCGAAACTCTTGATTCCCCTTCTTCACATAACATTTGTCATCTCAACGAGACCTTCAAAATTTTCTATTACCGGGCTAAAGTATACAAATACATGTGCTCCTTGATTTACTTTTTCTCCGTTGATTTTGATAAAAGGGCACGTAAGCAGCGGGAACGCTATCGAATGGTACTTGATGCGACACCAAAGGATACTTTCGGAATGATCGATCGAATCGGCACTTTGGACGTTCAACTTGAAAAGATGGGGGAAACGAATGAGCTCTCTTCACACATAAGTGATGAAGAGATGATAAAAGCCTTGAAGAAGTTAACAGCCAAACAAAGTCTAGTACTGACCATGATCTTTTCCTATGGCCTATCCAACAAGGAAATAGCTGCCTATTTTCATGAATCTCCCCAGAATATCTCAAGCATTCGTAAACAAGCTCTCAAAAAACTTCGAAAGCACTATATGGATGAGGTATATAATAGAAAGGAGAAAAGCCATTGTGGATAA
- a CDS encoding penicillin acylase family protein, with the protein MEVAVPQQKPKRKWKKRVLWSLAILILLLLSVLIAANVLLSRSLPETKGEISLPGLLKQVTVVRDSSGVPHINAANEHDLYLAQGYIQAQDRLFQMDLSRRQASGRLSEVIGEKTVKNDKYFRTLGLRRAAEASYAVYTSDGKEALDVFAKGVNLYIDELKENGKWPTEFTLLGYEPEPWTPVDSLTIGKYMAFDLGGNWEDQAFRQYLLQTFPNEKAYDLFPDYPEGAPYIISKEELDIEKSFAGAIVPNEFNGSNNWVVSGKKTDSGKPLLADDPHLGLTTPSVWYQMHLEAPTVNVSGVIFAGIPGIILGHNEKVAWGVTNTGPDVQDLYIEKRHPENEKEFAFKDKWDKAHILNEPIKVKDGKTLDYKVTVTRHGPVVSDFAGKSGKDTVLALRWTALDPSAELEAVLNMNKAENWKDFEKALLKFETPAQNFVFASVDGTIAFKANGKIPIRKKGDSMLPVPGWTDEYEWKGYIPFDELPKTVNPEEGFISTANNKVISDDYPYHISNNWAQPYRQMRIQEFLKANKKLTAEDMQSLQMDQMNLQAKEFVPQFIEVLKGPSGIQEDKALRILEKWNHIDSVDEAAPMIFNVWMKKIGEVLLTEEIPEETLNLFNGRRSAVDELLRRALGGKPGPWIEEAGGLEQVLAKSLQETLMELEESQGDDIADWEWGDYHQVRFNHPLRSVAPLNYLFNSGGGLPVGGSSVTVQAAAFLDNGTVNHGGSWRFVIDLSDMNKGYHLVGPGQSGNVKSEWYHDQLDDWAEGTYHKTVLDDPKGDKLTLNPLY; encoded by the coding sequence ATGGAAGTTGCCGTACCTCAGCAAAAACCAAAACGGAAGTGGAAAAAGCGGGTGCTATGGAGTCTTGCAATCCTGATTTTACTTTTGCTGTCTGTCTTGATTGCAGCAAATGTATTGCTTTCAAGGTCCTTGCCGGAAACAAAGGGGGAAATTTCGCTTCCAGGCCTTTTGAAACAAGTAACAGTTGTGAGGGATTCCAGCGGGGTCCCGCATATCAACGCAGCGAATGAACATGATTTATATTTAGCCCAAGGGTATATCCAAGCACAGGACCGTTTATTTCAAATGGATTTAAGCAGGCGTCAGGCGTCAGGAAGATTGAGTGAAGTGATTGGTGAGAAAACCGTCAAAAATGATAAATATTTCCGCACACTTGGGCTAAGGCGGGCAGCTGAAGCGTCTTATGCAGTATATACAAGCGACGGTAAAGAAGCCTTGGATGTGTTTGCAAAAGGGGTAAATTTATATATCGATGAATTGAAGGAGAATGGGAAATGGCCGACCGAGTTCACTTTACTTGGATACGAACCAGAACCGTGGACACCCGTCGATTCGCTCACCATCGGTAAGTATATGGCCTTTGATTTAGGCGGGAACTGGGAAGATCAGGCGTTTAGACAGTATTTGCTGCAAACCTTCCCAAATGAAAAAGCGTATGATCTATTCCCGGATTATCCAGAGGGCGCACCATATATCATCAGCAAGGAAGAACTGGATATTGAAAAAAGCTTCGCCGGGGCCATTGTTCCTAATGAATTCAACGGCAGCAACAACTGGGTCGTATCTGGCAAGAAAACGGATTCCGGGAAGCCGTTATTGGCGGATGATCCCCATCTGGGGTTAACTACACCGTCCGTTTGGTACCAAATGCATTTGGAGGCCCCGACAGTCAATGTGAGCGGTGTTATTTTTGCCGGGATTCCGGGTATCATTCTCGGTCATAACGAAAAGGTCGCTTGGGGTGTGACGAATACAGGCCCGGATGTCCAGGATCTGTATATTGAGAAGAGACACCCGGAAAACGAGAAAGAATTCGCCTTCAAAGATAAATGGGACAAAGCTCATATCTTAAACGAACCGATCAAGGTTAAGGATGGTAAGACACTTGACTATAAAGTGACGGTTACCCGTCATGGACCGGTTGTCTCCGACTTTGCCGGGAAAAGCGGAAAAGACACAGTCCTTGCATTAAGGTGGACGGCACTTGATCCATCCGCAGAGCTTGAAGCGGTACTTAATATGAATAAAGCGGAAAACTGGAAAGACTTCGAAAAGGCCCTTTTGAAATTCGAAACGCCGGCACAGAATTTCGTCTTTGCCTCAGTTGATGGGACCATTGCCTTTAAGGCGAATGGGAAAATCCCTATCCGTAAAAAAGGCGATAGTATGCTGCCTGTACCTGGCTGGACGGATGAATATGAGTGGAAAGGCTACATTCCATTTGATGAACTTCCAAAAACGGTCAATCCGGAAGAGGGATTCATTTCGACAGCGAATAATAAAGTCATCTCAGATGATTATCCTTACCATATCAGCAATAACTGGGCACAGCCGTACCGTCAGATGAGGATACAGGAGTTTTTAAAAGCGAATAAAAAGCTTACTGCAGAAGATATGCAAAGCTTGCAAATGGATCAGATGAATCTGCAGGCTAAGGAGTTTGTCCCTCAATTTATAGAGGTACTGAAAGGTCCATCGGGAATACAGGAAGACAAGGCACTAAGGATTCTGGAGAAATGGAATCATATTGATTCCGTTGATGAAGCAGCACCGATGATTTTTAATGTATGGATGAAAAAAATCGGGGAAGTTTTGCTTACAGAAGAAATACCGGAAGAAACGCTCAACCTCTTTAATGGAAGGCGTTCGGCCGTTGATGAACTACTAAGGCGGGCATTGGGCGGTAAGCCGGGTCCTTGGATTGAAGAGGCAGGCGGACTGGAGCAGGTACTCGCCAAGTCGTTACAGGAGACGTTAATGGAACTGGAAGAATCACAAGGTGACGATATAGCTGATTGGGAATGGGGAGACTATCATCAGGTAAGGTTCAACCATCCGTTACGAAGTGTCGCCCCGTTAAATTATTTATTTAACAGCGGCGGCGGATTGCCGGTCGGCGGTAGCAGTGTAACCGTACAGGCAGCGGCATTTTTAGATAACGGAACCGTTAATCATGGCGGCTCCTGGAGATTTGTCATTGACCTATCCGACATGAATAAGGGATATCACCTCGTTGGGCCTGGGCAATCAGGTAACGTAAAAAGCGAGTGGTACCACGATCAGCTTGATGATTGGGCAGAAGGTACTTATCACAAAACGGTATTGGATGATCCAAAAGGTGATAAGCTGACATTGAATCCATTATACTGA